Proteins found in one Seonamhaeicola sp. S2-3 genomic segment:
- a CDS encoding SusC/RagA family TonB-linked outer membrane protein, whose translation MAQTNDTEVTATVVDEQGNPLSGVDVFSPKGDKTSSDVNGQFQIKLLDEGSVVLEKKGYESVIIAMSDLIDNITMVKSPFLASEDDEIKMGVATKDRRNIIGAVSSINTKERLTYDNTQWVRDYINGLMLGVKGSDNVRGLGSAVFVIDGVIGRDPNILNMEEVEQITVLKDANAVALYGSQGRNGVIVINTKRGKANKKEINVNIRSGIQVPISLPNYLSSAAYMQLFNEARKNDGLDNFYSPSLIQEFRTSSNKYKYPDVDLYSSEYVQPFISSTSIITEFSGGNDKNQYYVNVGWNRNEDWVNINDDINAGTNRFNVRGNIDFRVNDWITSSLDGIAIISTDKSSRANLLSAATTLRPNAYSPFLPVDAIDTSDPTVAGQLQAANTFNGMLLGSTQQFGADAPIALAIAGGYKNTVFRSTQFNNTINFDLDRVTNGLSAKTYISFDFYDSYNLSINNQFKTYEPTWEGDSITSLGVFGEDLQDQTENVSTNGFVSRFGFYGLLNYDTTFAKKHSINTTLLGYYNSQRANDVKQTDVDAHLGFQMTYDFKKKLFVDFTGTYTNSIKLPEGNRGGFSPTSGIAYILSEESFLKNSKFINFLKLKASAGIIKSDRGIDGYYLYDVNYSNGSNFTWADGNSNRRIDITQGENLDLTFEERIDLNIGFEAYLKNSLWLEFNYFKSELDKQVGFLNNLYPSYYDDFRPYNNYDKNLYTGFELGMNFNKTFNDLSVGIGANVLYSKTEAVKRSQLFEFDYQDTVGRELSTIFGLVDQGFYAESDFDTNGNLNAGLPVPQFGSVQPGDIKYKDQNGDNIIDNNDRVAIGQSSSPWTYAVNLNLKYKNFNFFVLGAGQTGADGNKLSSSYNEYYSVDGNDKYSEVVLGRWTPETADTATFPRLSSQTNQNNFRTSTFWLFDTSFFRINRAQLTYEFQEAFCNQLGIEDLSVNISGTSLFEIGKNKDVRQLKIGTTPLTRAYTLGLRMSF comes from the coding sequence TGTTAACGGACAGTTTCAAATTAAACTATTAGATGAAGGTTCTGTAGTACTTGAGAAAAAAGGCTATGAATCTGTAATTATTGCTATGTCAGATTTAATCGATAATATTACTATGGTGAAATCGCCTTTCCTCGCTTCAGAAGATGACGAGATAAAGATGGGAGTAGCCACCAAAGATAGACGCAATATTATTGGTGCAGTATCGTCAATTAATACGAAAGAGCGATTAACTTATGACAATACCCAATGGGTTAGAGATTATATTAACGGGCTCATGTTAGGTGTAAAAGGCTCAGATAATGTTAGAGGTTTAGGAAGCGCTGTTTTTGTTATTGATGGTGTAATAGGTCGTGATCCTAATATCCTAAATATGGAAGAGGTTGAGCAGATAACAGTACTTAAAGATGCAAATGCTGTTGCTTTATATGGAAGCCAAGGAAGAAATGGCGTTATTGTTATTAATACCAAACGCGGAAAAGCTAATAAAAAAGAAATTAATGTTAATATTCGTTCTGGTATTCAAGTTCCTATTTCTTTACCTAACTATTTGAGTTCAGCGGCATATATGCAGCTTTTTAATGAAGCGAGAAAAAATGATGGGTTAGATAATTTTTATAGCCCTTCACTTATTCAAGAATTTAGAACAAGTTCTAACAAATATAAATACCCAGATGTAGATTTATATTCAAGTGAATATGTACAACCCTTTATTAGCTCTACAAGTATTATCACAGAGTTTTCTGGAGGAAATGATAAAAATCAGTATTATGTTAATGTGGGGTGGAATCGTAACGAGGATTGGGTTAATATTAATGATGATATTAATGCTGGAACAAACCGTTTTAATGTAAGAGGTAACATAGATTTTAGAGTAAATGATTGGATTACTAGTAGTCTAGATGGTATTGCTATTATAAGTACTGATAAATCGTCTAGAGCTAATTTGTTAAGCGCTGCAACTACGTTAAGACCTAATGCCTATTCGCCATTTTTACCTGTAGATGCTATAGACACAAGCGATCCTACAGTTGCAGGACAATTACAAGCAGCAAACACGTTTAATGGGATGCTTTTAGGGTCAACACAACAGTTTGGGGCAGATGCACCTATAGCTCTAGCTATTGCTGGTGGATATAAAAATACAGTGTTTCGTTCTACACAGTTTAACAATACCATAAATTTTGATTTAGATAGGGTAACAAATGGCTTATCAGCTAAAACCTATATAAGTTTTGATTTTTATGATTCTTACAATTTATCTATAAATAATCAATTTAAAACTTACGAACCAACTTGGGAGGGTGATAGCATAACAAGTCTTGGTGTTTTTGGCGAAGACTTACAAGATCAAACTGAAAATGTTAGTACTAATGGTTTTGTCTCTCGATTTGGTTTTTATGGACTTCTAAATTACGATACCACTTTTGCTAAGAAACATTCTATAAACACCACTTTATTAGGTTATTACAATTCGCAAAGAGCAAATGATGTTAAACAAACAGATGTTGATGCTCACTTAGGATTTCAAATGACTTATGATTTTAAGAAAAAACTGTTTGTTGACTTTACAGGAACCTATACTAATTCTATAAAACTACCAGAAGGAAATAGAGGTGGGTTTTCACCAACTTCTGGTATAGCTTACATTTTAAGCGAAGAATCTTTTTTAAAGAATAGTAAATTTATTAACTTCCTTAAGTTAAAAGCTTCAGCTGGTATTATAAAGTCTGATCGAGGAATTGATGGTTACTATTTATATGATGTAAACTATTCAAATGGTTCAAATTTTACTTGGGCTGATGGTAATTCTAATCGCAGGATAGATATTACACAAGGAGAAAATCTTGATTTAACATTTGAAGAGCGTATTGATTTAAACATTGGTTTCGAAGCCTATTTAAAGAATTCTCTATGGCTCGAGTTTAATTATTTTAAGTCTGAACTTGATAAGCAAGTAGGATTTTTGAATAATCTATATCCTTCTTATTATGATGACTTCAGACCATATAATAATTATGATAAGAACTTATATACTGGTTTTGAACTAGGGATGAATTTCAACAAAACTTTTAATGATTTATCTGTAGGTATTGGCGCTAATGTTTTATACAGTAAAACGGAAGCGGTTAAACGATCTCAGTTATTTGAATTTGATTATCAAGACACTGTAGGAAGAGAGCTTTCAACAATTTTTGGACTAGTAGACCAAGGTTTTTATGCGGAATCTGATTTTGATACAAATGGTAATTTAAATGCAGGTTTGCCTGTGCCACAATTTGGTAGTGTTCAACCAGGAGATATTAAATATAAAGATCAAAACGGAGACAATATTATTGATAATAATGACAGAGTTGCTATTGGGCAATCTAGTAGCCCTTGGACTTATGCAGTTAATCTTAATTTAAAATACAAAAATTTCAACTTTTTTGTATTGGGGGCAGGCCAAACAGGAGCCGACGGTAATAAGTTAAGCAGTAGCTATAATGAATATTATTCAGTTGACGGTAATGATAAATATTCTGAAGTTGTCTTAGGACGCTGGACACCAGAAACGGCAGATACTGCAACATTCCCTAGATTATCATCGCAAACAAATCAAAATAATTTTAGAACTTCTACGTTTTGGTTGTTTGACACGAGTTTCTTTAGAATTAACCGTGCGCAGTTAACATATGAATTTCAGGAAGCTTTTTGTAATCAATTAGGTATTGAGGATTTAAGTGTAAATATTTCTGGAACTAGTTTGTTTGAAATAGGAAAAAATAAAGATGTACGACAGTTAAAAATAGGAACAACACCTTTAACTAGAGCTTATACGCTTGGTTTGAGAATGTCATTTTAA
- a CDS encoding RagB/SusD family nutrient uptake outer membrane protein encodes MKNLIKYIVIVLVFASMIACDTLEPIDENRLGFDYITTDPNAAEGVLLNGYTGLVNQYSFSEAATDDAVSNILNNNYKRMALGELNAQFNPASRWNSFERVFWVNQFLEIIEVGETQWSTDPLTNEMFQMRMKGEALALRGLHHFYVLQAHAGIGTSGDLLGIPYFTEFIEPDGNFNIPRLSFEASVQAIMADFDEALNLLPTDYGLGAAEVDPWYADLENFDYDKYQLVNDNFFDLRISGRIVKALKARLALFAASPSFLDSQDYYEIAANNAAEILNTIGGVSGLDPNGNEFYKSDDNILGSEMLWRGSIGNNSFNYEKRMFPPSVNGNGEINPTHNFVMAFPMQDGYPATEANGFDPQNPYANRDPRLEKYVVVNGASFGGGTINTGVGGGNDRLDSIPGQSTTTGYYLKKLLHPDVRINNDGTASGKRHANVYFRYTELFLILAESANEIGGPDYQVNGISARDVIAAIRNRAGIAQPDSYLASITSKEDMRELIRNERRIELSFEGHRFWDLRRWGLPLNESAKGYFFNGNNYVELPSVEIRNFQPFATYMPIPNSETVKFSELEQNNGW; translated from the coding sequence ATGAAAAATTTAATAAAATATATAGTAATTGTGTTGGTCTTTGCTAGCATGATAGCTTGTGATACCTTGGAACCTATTGATGAAAATAGGTTAGGTTTTGATTATATTACCACGGATCCAAATGCAGCAGAAGGTGTATTATTAAATGGGTATACAGGCTTAGTTAATCAATATTCATTTTCTGAAGCAGCTACTGATGATGCTGTTAGTAATATTTTGAATAACAACTATAAGCGAATGGCGCTTGGCGAGTTAAATGCACAATTTAACCCTGCCTCCCGTTGGAATAGTTTCGAACGTGTATTTTGGGTAAACCAATTTCTAGAAATCATTGAAGTAGGAGAAACACAATGGAGTACAGATCCATTAACTAATGAAATGTTTCAGATGCGTATGAAGGGAGAAGCGTTAGCCTTAAGAGGATTGCACCATTTTTATGTGCTTCAAGCACATGCTGGTATAGGTACATCTGGAGATTTGCTAGGTATTCCATACTTTACCGAGTTTATAGAACCTGATGGTAACTTTAACATACCTCGTCTATCATTTGAAGCCTCGGTTCAGGCTATTATGGCAGATTTTGATGAGGCACTTAATTTATTACCAACAGATTATGGATTAGGCGCAGCAGAAGTAGACCCATGGTACGCAGATTTAGAAAATTTTGATTATGATAAATATCAATTAGTAAATGATAACTTTTTTGATTTACGTATTTCAGGAAGGATAGTAAAAGCCCTAAAAGCACGTTTGGCACTTTTTGCAGCAAGCCCATCGTTTTTAGATAGCCAAGATTATTATGAAATAGCAGCAAATAATGCCGCTGAAATTTTAAATACAATTGGAGGTGTTTCTGGTTTAGATCCAAATGGTAATGAGTTTTATAAATCAGATGATAACATATTGGGTAGTGAAATGCTTTGGCGTGGATCTATTGGAAATAATTCTTTTAACTATGAAAAAAGAATGTTTCCACCTTCAGTCAATGGAAATGGGGAGATTAACCCAACACATAACTTTGTAATGGCATTCCCAATGCAAGACGGTTACCCTGCAACAGAAGCTAATGGTTTTGATCCTCAAAACCCTTATGCTAATAGAGACCCTAGGCTAGAAAAATATGTTGTTGTTAATGGCGCTTCTTTTGGAGGTGGTACAATTAATACTGGTGTTGGAGGAGGAAATGACAGGCTAGATTCTATCCCTGGGCAATCAACAACTACTGGGTATTATCTAAAAAAATTATTACATCCAGACGTTAGAATTAATAATGATGGTACTGCTTCAGGTAAGAGACATGCCAATGTGTATTTTAGATATACAGAATTGTTTTTAATATTAGCAGAATCAGCTAATGAAATTGGAGGTCCTGACTATCAGGTTAACGGTATTAGTGCCCGTGATGTAATAGCAGCAATACGTAATAGAGCAGGAATTGCACAACCAGATAGTTACTTAGCATCTATTACAAGTAAAGAAGATATGCGTGAACTTATTAGAAATGAGCGTCGTATAGAACTAAGTTTTGAGGGACATAGGTTTTGGGATCTTAGAAGATGGGGATTACCTTTAAATGAATCTGCTAAAGGCTACTTTTTTAACGGAAATAATTATGTAGAGTTGCCTTCTGTTGAAATTAGAAATTTCCAACCATTTGCAACTTATATGCCAATTCCTAATTCAGAGACTGTTAAATTTTCTGAACTTGAGCAAAATAATGGCTGGTAG
- a CDS encoding DUF5627 domain-containing protein, whose protein sequence is MKIKYVIICAIALVLMACENQENEFDDFGSTSVYFPFQTPVRTLIQGKYDLGFNENDNNGRFEIGVTMTGVYENNKDRKVYFELEPELIDPVELGVDSVNVKVLPSSYYTIEQESPVTIPAGSIKGRIPVQLTDAFFEDPLSFAEYGEVHYVIPLRITDYEELDSLLTGVPAEGVTNPIKIKTEDWQIQPKDYTLFGIKYMNKYQGIYLRRGEDEAVGSNESVTVYENGDPTETTTEDIDGSTVYRSEFVVDDELLPLSTAGRNKVTATINVRRPGSATNNTLSLLLTFNDNEEITVSNADPSSTVTVTGSGKFVEDGDEWGGESRDVIYLDYQYHEQEVEVTEKRFFGSLVSTTTSTIDLLHTVKDTLVIRDRDVKFEEFAVELKTE, encoded by the coding sequence ATGAAAATAAAATATGTAATTATATGTGCTATCGCCTTAGTTTTAATGGCTTGCGAAAATCAAGAAAATGAATTTGACGATTTTGGTTCAACTTCGGTATATTTTCCATTTCAAACACCTGTTAGAACTCTAATTCAGGGTAAGTATGATTTGGGTTTTAATGAGAATGATAATAACGGTCGATTCGAAATTGGTGTGACCATGACTGGAGTCTATGAAAATAATAAAGATAGAAAAGTATACTTTGAATTGGAACCAGAGTTGATTGACCCTGTTGAATTAGGAGTTGACTCAGTTAATGTGAAGGTATTACCTTCTTCGTATTACACTATTGAGCAGGAAAGCCCTGTAACAATACCAGCAGGTTCAATTAAAGGGCGTATTCCTGTGCAATTAACTGATGCGTTTTTTGAAGACCCTCTTTCTTTTGCAGAATATGGAGAAGTACATTACGTTATTCCATTAAGAATTACAGATTATGAAGAATTAGATTCGCTTTTAACAGGAGTGCCAGCTGAAGGTGTTACAAATCCTATTAAGATTAAAACAGAAGATTGGCAAATACAACCTAAAGACTATACGCTTTTTGGTATCAAGTATATGAATAAATATCAAGGTATCTATCTAAGACGTGGAGAAGATGAAGCTGTAGGGTCTAATGAATCAGTTACAGTTTACGAAAATGGAGATCCAACAGAAACAACAACAGAGGATATTGATGGTTCTACAGTTTATAGATCAGAATTTGTTGTAGATGATGAATTACTTCCATTATCAACTGCAGGAAGGAATAAAGTAACTGCTACTATTAATGTTAGAAGACCAGGCAGTGCAACTAATAATACATTGTCTTTACTTTTAACATTCAACGATAATGAAGAAATTACGGTTTCTAATGCAGATCCAAGTAGTACTGTTACCGTAACTGGATCAGGAAAATTTGTAGAAGATGGCGATGAATGGGGAGGAGAAAGTCGAGACGTAATCTACTTAGATTATCAATACCATGAACAAGAAGTTGAAGTTACTGAGAAACGTTTTTTTGGTTCATTAGTCTCAACAACAACATCAACAATTGATTTGTTACACACAGTTAAAGATACTTTAGTGATTAGAGACAGAGATGTTAAATTTGAAGAATTTGCTGTTGAATTGAAAACAGAATAA